One part of the Acidimicrobiales bacterium genome encodes these proteins:
- a CDS encoding hemolysin III family protein, with translation MSREQHPGSRVERVGAAVESAVESAVETAAEVFARPKLRGRLHQLALIGSLVGLVWIVGAAPTTRARVSAWIYASAAVLLYFVSSTYHVFAKSPRARRIMQRVDHSMIYVLIAGTFTPIAVLVLRDPLRWPALAIMWAGAFGGVALKTFGFRYRKVGGAVYIVLGWAGLIAFPSLVHRPTLFLLVAAGGALYTVGAILFSLRRPVLSPKWFGYHEVWHIFVVAAGVLLFIANYRIVHAG, from the coding sequence ATGTCGCGCGAGCAGCATCCCGGCTCCCGTGTCGAGCGGGTGGGTGCCGCAGTCGAATCGGCGGTCGAGTCGGCCGTGGAGACGGCGGCGGAGGTGTTCGCGCGCCCGAAGCTACGCGGTCGCCTGCACCAACTCGCGCTGATCGGCTCGTTGGTCGGGCTCGTGTGGATCGTAGGCGCCGCGCCCACCACCCGCGCGCGGGTGTCGGCGTGGATCTATGCGTCGGCCGCGGTGCTGCTGTACTTCGTGAGCTCCACGTACCACGTGTTCGCGAAGTCGCCGCGGGCCCGGCGCATCATGCAGCGAGTCGACCACTCGATGATCTACGTGCTCATCGCCGGCACATTCACCCCGATCGCCGTGCTGGTGTTGCGCGACCCGCTGCGCTGGCCGGCGCTGGCGATCATGTGGGCAGGCGCGTTCGGCGGCGTCGCCCTGAAGACGTTCGGGTTCCGCTACCGCAAGGTGGGCGGCGCGGTGTACATCGTGCTCGGCTGGGCCGGGCTGATCGCGTTCCCGTCGCTGGTGCACCGGCCCACCTTGTTCTTGCTGGTGGCGGCCGGCGGTGCGCTCTACACCGTCGGGGCCATCTTGTTCAGCCTCCGGCGTCCCGTGCTGTCGCCCAAGTGGTTCGGCTACCACGAGGTCTGGCACATCTTCGTGGTGGCCGCCGGCGTGCTGTTGTTCATCGCGAACTACCGCATCGTCCACGCCGGCTGA
- a CDS encoding SRPBCC family protein, with amino-acid sequence MEIERTIAVDVPAAKLWAAVADPHSWPEWTDSMEQVELHGPLAPGTTATVKQPKFRAAKWTIDEVDEGTAFVWSSSAGGVKSVGGHYVKPVDDSHSELRLTFTQTGLLAGPMGVLFGKTFARYVDMELNGLKRSAESA; translated from the coding sequence ATGGAGATCGAGCGCACCATCGCCGTCGACGTCCCTGCCGCCAAGCTGTGGGCTGCGGTCGCCGACCCACACAGCTGGCCGGAGTGGACCGACTCGATGGAACAAGTCGAGCTCCACGGACCGCTCGCGCCGGGCACCACGGCCACCGTCAAGCAGCCGAAGTTCCGCGCCGCCAAGTGGACGATCGACGAGGTCGACGAAGGCACGGCGTTCGTGTGGTCGTCGAGCGCTGGAGGCGTGAAGTCGGTGGGCGGGCACTACGTGAAGCCGGTCGACGACAGCCACAGCGAGCTGCGCCTCACGTTCACCCAGACCGGCCTGCTCGCCGGACCGATGGGCGTGCTGTTCGGCAAGACGTTCGCCCGCTACGTCGACATGGAGCTCAACGGCCTCAAGCGCTCCGCCGAGTCGGCCTGA
- a CDS encoding ABC transporter ATP-binding protein: MPPPGHGPQWSMMRSFRRDQSVVDHKIAPGTARRMFGFARPYRRLLGGFLVMIVVDAVIGAVNPLLLREIINQGIIERRKGLVVALALVVAGLAVAEAFLSLIERWVSARVGEGLIFDMRSKVFRHIQKMPLAFFTRTQTGALITRLNNDVLGAQQAFTDTLSNVVSNLVGVAIVLAAMFVLSWQITLVALLLLPVFVFPARWVGRKLATITHEAYGLNAEMNTTMTERFNVAGAQLVKLFGDPEAEAATFERRAGRVRDIGVTSAMYSRVFFASMMLTASLATALVYGWGGVSAVNGALDVGTVVALTAYLARLYGPLTSLSNVNVDVMTALVSFERVFEVLDLPPMIDERADAQALRRGPTSLEFDHVGFSYPVPSEVSLASLEAVAVLENPPHQQVLFDVSFEAEPGQLVALVGPSGAGKTTISHLVSRLYDVRSGAVRLQGVDVRDVTFDSLRATVGVVTQDAHLFHETIGDNLRYAKPHATDAELRHAIEQAQIADLVDSLPDGLDTLVGDRGYRLSGGEKQRIAIARLLLKAPDLVVLDEATAHLDSESEQAVQRAFDRALEGRTSLVIAHRLSTIRNADQILVLDRGRIVERGRHADLLARDGLYAELYRTQFETSPIPAA; encoded by the coding sequence ATGCCACCACCTGGCCACGGGCCGCAGTGGTCGATGATGCGGTCGTTCCGGCGCGACCAGTCGGTGGTCGACCACAAGATCGCACCCGGCACGGCTCGTCGCATGTTCGGCTTCGCCCGGCCCTACCGCCGGCTGTTGGGCGGGTTCCTCGTGATGATCGTGGTCGACGCGGTGATCGGTGCCGTCAACCCCCTGTTGCTCCGGGAGATCATCAACCAGGGGATCATCGAGCGTCGCAAGGGGCTCGTCGTCGCGCTGGCGCTGGTGGTGGCAGGGCTGGCCGTGGCCGAGGCCTTCTTGTCGCTGATCGAGCGGTGGGTGTCGGCCCGCGTGGGTGAAGGCCTGATCTTCGACATGCGATCGAAGGTGTTCCGCCACATCCAGAAGATGCCGTTGGCGTTCTTCACCCGCACCCAGACGGGCGCCCTGATCACCCGCCTGAACAACGACGTGCTGGGCGCGCAGCAGGCGTTCACCGACACGTTGTCCAACGTCGTGAGCAATCTCGTCGGCGTGGCGATCGTGCTGGCGGCGATGTTCGTGCTGTCGTGGCAGATCACGCTGGTCGCATTGCTGCTGCTGCCAGTGTTCGTCTTCCCCGCACGCTGGGTGGGCCGCAAGCTGGCCACCATCACCCACGAGGCCTACGGCCTGAACGCCGAGATGAACACCACGATGACCGAGCGGTTCAACGTGGCCGGCGCCCAACTGGTGAAGTTGTTCGGCGACCCGGAGGCGGAGGCGGCCACGTTCGAGCGGCGGGCCGGTCGGGTGCGTGACATCGGGGTCACGTCGGCGATGTACAGCCGGGTGTTCTTCGCGTCGATGATGCTCACCGCGTCGCTGGCCACCGCGCTCGTCTACGGCTGGGGAGGGGTGTCGGCAGTGAACGGCGCGCTCGACGTCGGTACGGTCGTCGCGCTCACCGCCTACTTGGCGCGGCTGTACGGGCCGCTCACCTCGCTGTCGAACGTCAACGTCGACGTCATGACCGCGCTCGTGTCATTCGAACGGGTCTTCGAGGTGCTCGACCTTCCGCCGATGATCGACGAGCGGGCCGATGCGCAAGCATTGCGTCGAGGTCCGACCAGCCTCGAGTTCGACCACGTCGGCTTCAGCTACCCCGTGCCGTCGGAAGTGTCGTTGGCGTCGCTCGAAGCGGTGGCGGTGCTCGAGAACCCTCCGCACCAGCAAGTGTTGTTCGACGTGTCCTTCGAGGCCGAGCCGGGCCAGCTCGTGGCGCTGGTCGGTCCGTCCGGTGCCGGCAAGACCACGATCAGTCACCTGGTGAGCCGCCTGTACGACGTGCGGTCGGGCGCCGTTCGCCTCCAGGGCGTCGACGTGCGCGACGTCACGTTCGACTCGCTGCGCGCCACCGTCGGCGTCGTCACACAGGACGCGCACCTGTTCCACGAGACCATCGGCGACAACTTGCGTTACGCCAAGCCCCACGCCACCGACGCCGAGCTGCGCCACGCAATCGAACAGGCCCAGATCGCCGACCTCGTCGACTCGTTGCCCGACGGACTCGACACCCTCGTCGGCGACCGCGGCTACCGCCTCTCCGGCGGCGAGAAGCAGCGCATCGCGATCGCCCGCCTGCTGTTGAAGGCCCCCGATCTCGTGGTGCTCGACGAGGCCACCGCGCACCTCGACTCCGAGTCGGAGCAAGCTGTGCAGCGGGCGTTCGATCGTGCGCTCGAAGGCCGCACGTCGCTGGTGATCGCCCACCGCCTTTCCACGATCCGCAACGCGGACCAGATCCTGGTGCTCGACCGCGGCCGCATCGTCGAGCGTGGCCGCCACGCCGACCTCTTGGCCCGCGACGGCCTCTACGCCGAGTTGTACCGCACCCAGTTCGAGACGTCCCCCATCCCCGCCGCATAG
- a CDS encoding DinB family protein has product MSDDGTVVEIAGEPNWMAQVSAAVDLLGDPRRSVVRVVPTAEGAPRRIARLCLDHVRFDNVDFSGASIDDALLSDVTIWAWGPNLTTGVQGMTINGVEIQPLVDAELDRRFPERARLRDIADAPSMLAGVEALDRMWTPTIEHAASLDPALLRETVGDGFSFIDTLRHLVFGFDAWMRRTALGQTDPYHALALAFPDASGTWSVDGPVPWSTVGIDIDARPSLDAVVAARRENTDLALALLRDRSDEELREVPPDSDAPGYPGSRSARSIWQALETFVNEEWWHHQYAVRDLAVVEQRAAGAS; this is encoded by the coding sequence GCCGCGGTCGACTTGCTGGGTGATCCCCGCCGCTCGGTGGTGCGGGTGGTGCCGACCGCCGAGGGCGCGCCGCGCCGCATCGCCCGGCTGTGCCTCGACCACGTCCGGTTCGACAACGTCGACTTCAGCGGCGCGTCGATCGACGACGCGCTCTTGAGCGACGTGACCATCTGGGCGTGGGGGCCGAACCTCACGACCGGGGTGCAGGGGATGACGATCAACGGGGTCGAGATCCAGCCGCTCGTCGACGCCGAGCTCGACCGCCGTTTCCCCGAGCGGGCCCGGCTGCGCGACATCGCCGACGCGCCGTCGATGCTCGCGGGGGTCGAGGCGCTCGACCGCATGTGGACGCCGACGATCGAGCACGCGGCCTCACTCGATCCGGCGCTGCTGCGCGAGACCGTCGGCGACGGCTTCTCGTTCATCGACACGCTCCGGCACCTGGTGTTCGGGTTCGATGCGTGGATGCGGCGGACGGCCCTCGGGCAGACCGACCCGTACCACGCGCTCGCGCTCGCCTTCCCCGACGCGTCGGGCACGTGGTCGGTGGACGGCCCGGTGCCGTGGTCGACGGTCGGCATCGACATCGACGCCCGACCGTCGCTCGACGCAGTCGTCGCCGCCCGCCGCGAGAACACCGACCTCGCGTTGGCGCTGCTGCGAGACAGATCCGACGAGGAGCTCCGCGAAGTGCCGCCCGACTCCGACGCGCCGGGCTACCCCGGGTCGAGGTCGGCGCGCAGCATCTGGCAGGCGCTCGAGACGTTCGTCAACGAGGAGTGGTGGCACCACCAGTACGCCGTCCGCGACCTCGCCGTGGTGGAGCAGCGCGCCGCGGGCGCCTCCTAA
- a CDS encoding NADH:flavin oxidoreductase — translation MADMTAPDPFAPATLGPVTLRNRIIKSATFEGPLRDNVVSDRLIRFHTRTAAGGVGMTTVAYCTVSPEGSTDGRTLLLRPEAADGLRRIADAVHAEGAAISAQVGHGGPVANSAATKLPNLGPTRLLNPLSMSRCHAATEADIERITAAFADGAALLAESGFDAIEVHLGHGYLLSSFLSPKLNTRTDQWGGPELQNRARFARQVMRAIRDRLGDRVAITAKLNMDDGVPGGFWLDESVQVARWLQDDGTVDALALTGGSSFANPMYLFKGDAPIEEMAVAMPKFMRPVFKRVGGRFLHAYPYEEAYFLPSARQFRAALDLPLVLLGGISELATVHRAMAEGFEFVAMGRALLREPELLARWQAGDDRGSLCIHCNKCMPTIYRGTHCVLVEPGDRLGAEAAVSS, via the coding sequence ATGGCCGACATGACAGCGCCTGACCCGTTCGCACCGGCCACGCTCGGGCCGGTCACGCTGCGGAACCGGATCATCAAGTCGGCGACGTTCGAAGGGCCGCTGCGCGACAACGTGGTGAGCGACCGGCTCATCCGGTTCCACACCCGCACAGCCGCGGGTGGGGTGGGCATGACCACCGTGGCGTACTGCACCGTGTCGCCCGAGGGCAGCACCGACGGACGCACACTCCTCTTGCGGCCCGAAGCCGCCGACGGCCTCCGCCGCATCGCGGATGCCGTGCACGCCGAGGGCGCCGCCATCTCCGCGCAGGTCGGCCACGGTGGCCCGGTGGCCAACTCGGCTGCCACCAAGCTCCCCAACCTCGGGCCCACCCGGTTGCTGAACCCGCTGTCGATGAGCCGCTGCCACGCGGCAACCGAAGCCGACATCGAGCGGATCACCGCGGCGTTCGCCGACGGCGCCGCGCTGCTTGCCGAGAGCGGCTTCGACGCGATCGAGGTGCACCTCGGCCACGGCTACCTGCTGAGCTCGTTCCTGTCGCCGAAGCTGAACACCCGCACCGACCAGTGGGGCGGGCCGGAGCTGCAGAACCGGGCACGGTTCGCCCGCCAGGTGATGCGCGCCATCCGTGATCGGCTCGGCGACCGCGTCGCGATCACCGCGAAGCTCAACATGGACGACGGCGTGCCCGGCGGCTTCTGGCTCGACGAGAGCGTGCAAGTGGCCCGCTGGCTGCAAGACGATGGCACCGTCGACGCGCTGGCGCTCACCGGCGGCAGCTCGTTCGCGAACCCGATGTACCTGTTCAAAGGCGACGCCCCCATCGAGGAGATGGCGGTGGCGATGCCCAAGTTCATGCGCCCGGTGTTCAAGCGCGTGGGCGGCCGCTTCCTGCACGCGTACCCCTACGAAGAGGCCTACTTCTTGCCCTCCGCGCGCCAGTTCCGCGCCGCGCTCGACCTGCCGCTCGTGCTGCTCGGGGGCATCAGCGAGCTGGCCACCGTGCACCGCGCCATGGCCGAAGGGTTCGAGTTCGTGGCCATGGGCAGGGCGCTCCTGCGCGAGCCCGAGCTGCTGGCTCGTTGGCAGGCCGGCGACGATCGCGGCTCGCTGTGCATCCACTGCAACAAGTGCATGCCCACGATCTACCGCGGCACCCACTGCGTGCTGGTGGAGCCCGGCGACCGCCTCGGCGCGGAGGCAGCTGTCAGCTCGTGA
- a CDS encoding amidohydrolase family protein — protein sequence MTGSDDRYTVISADTHAGGSHAQYREFLEEKYLEQFDAWREKYRNPFSDLGDDRRLRNWDDEMRNRQQDEDGVSGEVIFPNTVPPFFPSFVLFAPPAKPDDYELRLAGVRAHNRWMVDFQNRFPERRAGIGQIFINDIDDAIEDVKWIAEHGLRGGILLPNVPPDVTWIKPIYHPDYDRLWEVCEDLGVPVNIHGGTGTPNYGRTPAALLMLLAEAGHFSRRPLLFLLLGGVLERFPKLNVVLTEQGAAFLPGLLDQLDGVIKSVRDNGAIGELRFAEDAVLPRSATEYVAQSVWFGASFPTRKDVAAVCDTIGLDHLMWGSDYPHDEGTFPHTLPALRQVFHDWDPADVRQVLTDNPARLYGFDPSALAAHAAQFGPKVSEVAEPLTELPDKPNEAILRNARELRHAS from the coding sequence ATGACCGGATCCGACGACCGGTACACCGTCATCTCTGCCGACACCCACGCGGGTGGGAGCCACGCGCAGTACCGCGAGTTCCTCGAGGAGAAGTACCTCGAGCAGTTCGACGCCTGGCGCGAGAAGTACCGCAACCCGTTCAGCGACCTCGGCGACGACCGGCGCCTGCGCAACTGGGACGACGAGATGCGCAACCGCCAACAAGACGAAGACGGCGTGTCGGGCGAGGTGATCTTCCCCAACACCGTGCCGCCCTTCTTCCCGAGCTTCGTGCTGTTCGCACCCCCGGCCAAGCCCGACGACTACGAGCTGCGCCTTGCCGGCGTGCGTGCGCACAACCGCTGGATGGTCGACTTCCAGAACCGCTTCCCGGAGCGGCGCGCGGGCATCGGGCAGATCTTCATCAACGACATCGACGACGCCATCGAAGACGTGAAGTGGATCGCCGAGCACGGTCTGCGTGGCGGCATCTTGTTGCCGAACGTGCCGCCCGACGTCACGTGGATCAAGCCGATCTACCACCCCGACTACGACCGGCTGTGGGAGGTCTGCGAGGACCTCGGCGTGCCCGTCAACATCCACGGCGGCACCGGCACGCCCAACTATGGGCGCACCCCGGCAGCGCTGTTGATGCTGCTGGCCGAAGCCGGCCACTTCTCGCGCCGGCCACTGCTGTTCCTTCTGCTCGGCGGCGTGCTCGAGCGGTTCCCGAAGCTCAACGTGGTGCTCACCGAACAGGGCGCAGCGTTCCTGCCGGGCTTGCTCGACCAGCTCGACGGTGTGATCAAGAGCGTGCGTGACAACGGCGCGATCGGTGAGCTGCGGTTCGCGGAAGACGCGGTGCTGCCCCGGAGCGCCACCGAGTACGTGGCGCAGAGCGTGTGGTTCGGCGCCAGCTTCCCGACCCGCAAGGACGTGGCGGCGGTGTGCGACACGATCGGGCTCGATCACCTCATGTGGGGCAGCGACTACCCCCACGACGAAGGCACGTTCCCGCACACGCTCCCCGCGCTGCGCCAGGTGTTCCACGACTGGGACCCCGCCGACGTGCGCCAGGTCCTCACCGACAACCCGGCACGCCTCTACGGCTTCGACCCCAGCGCGCTGGCGGCGCACGCGGCGCAGTTCGGGCCGAAGGTCTCAGAGGTGGCCGAGCCGCTCACCGAGCTGCCCGACAAGCCGAACGAAGCGATCCTGCGCAACGCCCGGGAGCTGCGTCACGCGTCGTAG
- a CDS encoding serine hydrolase domain-containing protein, producing MATEIHGSCDEAFAPVRDAFAANFDSGLEVGASVYVTRDGVPVVDLWAGTRNDAGEPWERDTLVNVWSTTKTMAAITMLMLADRGEIDLDAPVAEYWPEFKANGKDGVLVRHVLAHSAGLPGWDPAIQTSDLADPDKACAVLAAQETWWEPGTKSGYHGITQGFLEWGIVRRVTGRTLGRFFADEVAGPLGADFYIGLPEEADDRVAQLYPPDMGLTAGSNPLTGGDVDPLALRALASCPLTGNEPNERWWRAAEIPAAGGTGNARSVGRVHSALACDGEVDGVRLMSAKTLDRVLEEQTNGIDAVLGWPMRYGIGFGLMSEATPLSANERAFFWGGWGGSIALIDRDARMTVTYTMNKMTGGTTGDMRAIGCIFGAYQALANGA from the coding sequence ATGGCCACCGAGATCCACGGCAGTTGCGACGAGGCCTTCGCGCCGGTCCGCGACGCCTTCGCTGCCAACTTCGACAGCGGCCTGGAAGTGGGGGCGAGCGTGTACGTCACCCGCGACGGCGTCCCCGTGGTCGACCTGTGGGCCGGCACCCGCAACGACGCGGGCGAGCCGTGGGAGCGCGACACGCTCGTCAACGTCTGGTCGACCACCAAGACGATGGCGGCGATCACGATGTTGATGCTCGCCGACCGTGGCGAGATCGACCTCGACGCGCCGGTCGCCGAGTACTGGCCCGAGTTCAAGGCCAACGGCAAAGACGGCGTGCTCGTGCGCCACGTGCTTGCGCACAGCGCCGGGCTGCCCGGTTGGGATCCGGCGATCCAAACGAGCGACCTCGCCGACCCCGACAAGGCGTGCGCCGTGCTGGCTGCCCAGGAGACCTGGTGGGAGCCCGGCACCAAGTCGGGGTACCACGGGATCACCCAGGGATTCCTCGAGTGGGGGATCGTGCGCCGCGTGACCGGCCGCACGCTCGGCCGGTTCTTCGCCGACGAAGTGGCCGGCCCGCTCGGTGCCGACTTCTACATCGGCCTGCCCGAGGAGGCCGACGACCGCGTCGCGCAGTTGTACCCGCCCGACATGGGTCTGACCGCCGGCAGCAACCCGCTCACGGGCGGCGACGTCGACCCGTTGGCCCTCAGGGCGCTCGCGAGCTGCCCCCTCACCGGCAACGAGCCCAACGAGCGGTGGTGGCGGGCCGCGGAGATCCCCGCGGCCGGTGGCACCGGCAACGCCCGTTCCGTCGGCCGGGTGCACTCGGCGCTCGCGTGCGACGGTGAGGTCGACGGCGTGCGCCTGATGTCGGCGAAGACCCTCGACCGCGTGCTCGAGGAGCAGACCAACGGGATCGACGCGGTGCTCGGCTGGCCGATGCGCTACGGCATCGGGTTCGGGCTGATGAGCGAGGCGACGCCGCTCAGCGCCAACGAGCGCGCCTTCTTCTGGGGCGGTTGGGGCGGGTCGATCGCTTTGATCGATCGCGACGCCCGTATGACGGTCACGTACACCATGAACAAGATGACGGGCGGCACCACGGGCGACATGCGGGCCATTGGTTGCATCTTCGGCGCGTACCAGGCGCTCGCCAACGGCGCCTGA